TACACGCGGGTGCGAGTTCCAGGCCACCATGTCCGGCATCGGGCAGTGCAGGGGCAGGTCCTTGGCGGTGACTTCGATGATGCGGCGGGTGTTTTCTTTCAGTTCAGCCATTGTCTTTCCTTGTCAGGCCGGCGGCGCCGGCCCTTGCTGCAGGGGTGTGTTTACTTGACGTAGGTCAGCCAGTGTTCGTGTTCGGCATCCAGGCCCTTCACGATATTGAAGTACTTCTGCTGGATGGCGGCAGTAATCGGGCCGCGACTGCCTTCACCGATGGCGCGGCGGTCCAGCTCGCGAATCGGGGTGACTTCGGCGGCGGTGCCGGTGAAGAAGGCCTCATCCGCGCTGTAGACTTCGTCGCGGGTGATACGTTTTTCGATGATCTCCAAGCCTTGCTCCTGGGCGATCTGCACCACGGTGTCGCGGGTGATGCCTTCCAGCGCGGAGGTCAGGTCCGGGGTATACAGCTTGCCCTTGCGCACGATGAAGATGTTTTCACCCGAGCCTTCGGCAACGAAACCGTCCACGTCCAGCAGCAGGGCTTCGTCGTAGCCGTCTGCCGTGGCTTCGTTGTTGGCCAGGATGGAGTTCATGTAGTTGCCGTTGGCCTTGGCCTTGCACATGGTGATGTTGACGTGGTGGCGGGTGAAGGACGAAGTCTTCACGCGGATACCCTTTTCCAGGCCTTCTTCACCCAGGTAGGCACCCCAGGGCCAGGCTGCCACGATGATGCGCACGTCGTCCTTTTTCGGTGCCACGCCCAGCTTGCCGGAGCCGTAGAAAGCCATCGGACGGAAGTAGCAGGAAGACAGCTTGTTGGCCTTCACCACGTCCAGGTGGGCCTGGTTGATGTCATCCTTGCTGAACGGCAGGTCCATGCCCAGGATCTTGGCAGAGCGGAACAGACGGTCGGTGTGGTCCTGCAGGCGGAAAATGGCCGGGCCCTTGGGGGTTTCGTAGGCGCGCACGCCTTCGAACACGCCCATGCCGTAATGCAGGGTGTGGGTCAGCACGTGGGTGGTGGCATCGCGCCAGTCAACCAGTTTGCCGTCATACCAGATGAATCCGTCACGATCTGCCATCGACATCTTGGAGCTCTCCGTCATTGTGTTTTGCGTAGCTGGCGATTATACCGTCAGCCGTGGTCTTGTGAACCGTCGTCAGTGAAAAACCGTTTCAAGCCGGGTTGTCGGTACTGAAAACCTGCTGCCACAGTGCCTGTGCCTGCCGGTAGTGCTGGCGCAGCGTTTCATTGACTTCGACCTTGCTGCTTTCGTTCAGTCTGGCTGCATGTTGCAGCTTGCGGTAGTAGCGGTAGGCGGCGCGTCCCTGTTCGGCCAGTTCCGGGCTGATCAGTCCGGCTTCTGCCGCGACAGCCAGCAGGGCGATATTGCCGGTGTTGCGGGTGAAGGCGGGGAGCTGGCCGGCGTGGGCCAGGATCAGGTACTGCACGATGAATTCGATGTCGATGATGCCACCGCGCGCATTCTTGACGTCGTGCTCGTGCGACGGATGGCTTTCCAGCATGCGCTGGCGCATGGCCAGAACCTCGCTGCGCAGCTTGGCCAGCTCGCGCGGCTGGGTTAGCACGTCATGGCGGATGGCTTCGAAGCCTTCACCGATGGTGGCATCGCCTGCCACGTAGCGCGCTCGGGTAAGGGCTTGATGTTCCCACACCCAGGCTTGTTTTTCCTGGTAGTTGCGAAA
The sequence above is drawn from the Aquitalea denitrificans genome and encodes:
- a CDS encoding zinc-finger domain-containing protein; translation: MAELKENTRRIIEVTAKDLPLHCPMPDMVAWNSHPRVFLPVHKTGEALCPYCGTQYKLIGPAGHHH
- a CDS encoding branched-chain amino acid transaminase → MSMADRDGFIWYDGKLVDWRDATTHVLTHTLHYGMGVFEGVRAYETPKGPAIFRLQDHTDRLFRSAKILGMDLPFSKDDINQAHLDVVKANKLSSCYFRPMAFYGSGKLGVAPKKDDVRIIVAAWPWGAYLGEEGLEKGIRVKTSSFTRHHVNITMCKAKANGNYMNSILANNEATADGYDEALLLDVDGFVAEGSGENIFIVRKGKLYTPDLTSALEGITRDTVVQIAQEQGLEIIEKRITRDEVYSADEAFFTGTAAEVTPIRELDRRAIGEGSRGPITAAIQQKYFNIVKGLDAEHEHWLTYVK